The DNA segment GATTTTACAATTTTCCACATTGAGGAATACAATGTTCGCAATCACCAGCAGGCCCCTCTGTCAGACAGCCTTGTCCCGATCATTAAGAAAGAGCAGTTGGAGAACGTTGCCCGCGGTTTTCTTGAACAGTATTACCCCGAGGCTCTTTATACCCCGACACCGATTGATCCCCTTGTGCTTACCCAGCGCATGGGGATTTCTTTTCAGTTGAAACATATTACTCCAGATCTTTCTACCTTTGGACAGATATTTTTTGCGGATTGCGAGGCTGAATATTACGATAAAAAAAGCGGCTCCAGCAAAGCAATCCCAGTGACGAAAGGGACGATCTTCGTTGATCCCGACGCGTACTTCCTGCGAACTCTCGGCTCGGTGAACAATACCATTATTCATGAATGCGTGCATTGGGACAAGCATAGAAAAGCCTTTGAGCTGGAGCGGCTATACAACGAAAACGCCACGCAGATCAAGTGCCTGGTGGTTGGCGGCGTGAAGGACGCCAAGGTTTGGACTCCGACAGATTGGATGGAATGGCAGGCCAACGCGCTGACGCCTCGAATTCAAATGCCCTTCACCCAGGCTAAGGTGAAAGCTGCGGAACTAATCGGGGAATATATGCGGCGCTACCCCGGTTCCGCGCTGATTGATATCATGGAACCTGTCATTGATGAATTGGCGCTCTTTTTCGGGGTTTCAAGGATGGCTGCCAAGATCCGCATGGTTGATCTCGGATATGAGGAGGCCATCGGAACCTTTACTTATATTGACGGCCGATATGTCAAGCCGCACACCTTCAAAAAAGGAGAATTGGAGCGAAACCAGACCTTTTCCATCAGTGAGCGCGACGCCATTGTGGAAAGCTTCATGAATCCCGCCTTGCGTGAAAAAGTGCAAAGCGGACGGTATTTATTTGTTGATTCCCATATCTGCATGAATCATCCGAAGTATAT comes from the Candidatus Hydrogenedentota bacterium genome and includes:
- a CDS encoding helix-turn-helix transcriptional regulator translates to DFTIFHIEEYNVRNHQQAPLSDSLVPIIKKEQLENVARGFLEQYYPEALYTPTPIDPLVLTQRMGISFQLKHITPDLSTFGQIFFADCEAEYYDKKSGSSKAIPVTKGTIFVDPDAYFLRTLGSVNNTIIHECVHWDKHRKAFELERLYNENATQIKCLVVGGVKDAKVWTPTDWMEWQANALTPRIQMPFTQAKVKAAELIGEYMRRYPGSALIDIMEPVIDELALFFGVSRMAAKIRMVDLGYEEAIGTFTYIDGRYVKPHTFKKGELERNQTFSISERDAIVESFMNPALREKVQSGRYLFVDSHICMNHPKYIAADDAGNLCLTQYARHHIDECCLLFTLSIPKSANKYGQQFYRECVLYRDATSDIVFEACFSDSKISNDVDARSKAICDYTKEVAEVLQKMPGGFSGALTSLMTWKGKTVEALASDSCLAPKTIQRMRNDEAYETTIESIVAICVALQLPPMISHALISRSGCSLGMSEKHVAYQFILTSFYTRPIYECNEMLHRFGFEALTKEP